The genomic interval TTTTGTAAATGTAGCCATGTGATTTACGGAAGTTTATTAAAAGTTTTAGAGTTATAACTGAATCTCACTGCAACATGAGCAATACTATTTCACGTTATTAAGAAAACTGATGGTGGAACCACCTGCTGATCAATAAATCTAAATAACTGATAAAGAGAGTGACTATATATGTATTATGTGATTTCTGTTGGCAGGTTCTTAAACTTTGGTTAGTAACCCAGAATCTGTCCTTCATAATTGCTGGATGTGCAGTAATGGCCTTACTGGTATTTTCAAGCCTGAAGGTCACAAATCTTGTAGCATTCATCTCCCTGGTGATATTGACCAACATCTCTGGAGCTGTTGGTGTGCTTTCAACTCTAGCCGGTACCATCCTGATCGAAAGAGAATGGTAATTTCATATAATACTCTGAGagagagcaaaaaaaaaaaaaaagaaaggaaaagaaaacaagagaatatGGCCTAATATGAAGAGGAGTAAAGTGTTGTTCTACTTAAACATGGTCACAAGTTATTTCTATCAtacattcatattttttattatatttgatggaataataTCTTTCTAGTCATTCTCAATTTATCCAACTCTCTGCTCAGTTGTTAAAGAGTTGAAGTATAGATTTAGTGTTATTCTTTTTAGTGATTCTCAATTTATTCAACAAGCATGCTTGTTATATTAATGTTACCCTCCTGATGctcttccctttttttttttcttttcaagaacAGGGTGGTGGTAATATCAGAAGGCCATCCTCCAGCTTTACTGACTGAGATGAATTCTGTTATCAGACGAATTGATTTAACCTGCAAGCTAGTTGCACCAGTTATAACTGGCTTCATTATCAGCTTTGTATCACTAAAAGCATCTGCTATGACCTTAGCACTGTGGACGACTATAACTGTTTGGGTGGAATATTGGCTTTTTATGTCTGTGTATAGCGGGATCCCAGCTTTAGGTGAAAGCAGCCTAAGGAGGATTTCAGAAGTTTCACCAAGTGATGTTGTGGAAGAAAGCACTTCGGCTTCTCAGGATGTTGTGGAAGAAAGCACATCGGCTTCTCGGGAAATACCTGATTCACTTTCCAATGACGGAGAGAATTCAGCAGCCGCAAGAAAGAACTCTTGGAGTAAATTTATCGAGTGGGTCTCTAAGGTTCCTTACATTGATGCATGGAGAGTATATCTGCAGCAAGATGTTGTTCTACCTGGAGTTGCTTTAGCTTTGTTGTATTTCACTGTCCTAAGGTGAGTATCGAGGAATTCTATTTGTTTTACCTCTGAAGTAAATGGAAGTAATTATTTCATTGGGATTCTTTCTCTGTGGGAATTCACTTTTTACTGATTAATGTTTTTCCAGCTTTGGGACTTTGATGACGGCAACCTTGCAATGGGAAGGCATACCTGCATTTGTAATTGGAATAGCACGTGGCATTAGTGCTTCAATTGGAATCGCTGCAACAGTTGTGTATCCCATGCTACAATCTCGTATTTTAACACTCAGAACAGGACTCTGGTCTGTCTGGTCTCAGGTATAACCCTTCTACAGACCAATTAAGGAGTTACTTAGCCATTGTAGAATTACCTTTCCTTGATGCTGTTCACCTTCAATTCCATTTTGGCATGCACCTTTGAATGCAGTGGATTTGCCTGCTGCTATGTGTGGCTTCAATCTGGGTCAAAAACAGCCATTTATCAGCATACATGCTGATGGGTGGAGTTGCAACATCTCGTCTTGGTTTGTGGATGTTCGACTTATCCGTCATCCAACAAATGCAGGTAGAAGAACACAACTAATCACAAACTGGTACACTATTAAATGTTGTTAATCTCTGCATTTGCTGATGCATTAGACAGCTTTGTTTTCGAAAAATTTGTCTCACTGCATTTTCTATTTCTCTTTTGCCATTGTCTCCTGGACAGGATCTTGTTCCTGAATCTAATCGTTGCATTGTGGGGGGTGTTCAGAGCTCACTTCAGTCTACCTTGGATTTTATGGGTTATGTCATGGGAATACTAATCTCAAATCCACGGGTAATCATCCTAAGAATTTGGCTTGTGTTTTTCAAGGATTTATAGCTGAAATCAACATTTTTCTTCTGAGAATTGCATGCTTCAAAACTTAAATTCACTGGGTTTTTCTCCTTGTATAGGATTTCTGGAAGTTGAGTATGATGTCCTTCTGTGCGGTGACATTGGCTGCATTTCTCTACACTTTCCATCTATACCGAATTCGGAAACACCTTTTCCACTTGGAGAAGCTGTTATCACTTGTTCAGTGATTGTAAGATGATATGGCCTGCCTgattgtttctttctttgatgTTTGTGATCTGAATGTGGAAATCTATCTATATGGTCGGTGGCGGAGCCTGTTTTTCGCGTTTCAGACCaagattattattatgaaaCAGTCATACTATGTTtgattgataaaaatataaagtaacttaaatgaaagaaagttcatgtaaaaattatataaataacttcaattacatgttaagtaaaaaataaggatattttttaataactaTTGAATATTAAGATTGTATATCTTTAACTAAGTTTGATGGTATTTCATAGAGTTGAAAGCATTTATTATTGATGGTAGttcatgattttatttttaataggaatgattaattaattttaaagaaaattatttgattttttattatgggttttgtttttaacgagtttaataataaaaaatacacgTTTTGATGTTGTAGTAGAAATTAAAAGagtcaaaaataaattgaatcaaTATGTgaataataaagtaaatttttgattttttttttcttcaacatGTGGTATAATTcaaaaagtttatgaaaaatatgaaatttgaatagatctaattgataatttaaatgcATTTTAT from Theobroma cacao cultivar B97-61/B2 chromosome 5, Criollo_cocoa_genome_V2, whole genome shotgun sequence carries:
- the LOC18597438 gene encoding solute carrier family 40 member 1 isoform X1, with protein sequence MSQPLPAQEQRPPSSLLKYLYAAHFLARWGARMWEFSVGLYMISVWPDSLLLAAIYGAVESASTALFGPIIGRWVDRLTYVKVLKLWLVTQNLSFIIAGCAVMALLVFSSLKVTNLVAFISLVILTNISGAVGVLSTLAGTILIEREWVVVISEGHPPALLTEMNSVIRRIDLTCKLVAPVITGFIISFVSLKASAMTLALWTTITVWVEYWLFMSVYSGIPALGESSLRRISEVSPSDVVEESTSASQDVVEESTSASREIPDSLSNDGENSAAARKNSWSKFIEWVSKVPYIDAWRVYLQQDVVLPGVALALLYFTVLSFGTLMTATLQWEGIPAFVIGIARGISASIGIAATVVYPMLQSRILTLRTGLWSVWSQWICLLLCVASIWVKNSHLSAYMLMGGVATSRLGLWMFDLSVIQQMQDLVPESNRCIVGGVQSSLQSTLDFMGYVMGILISNPRDFWKLSMMSFCAVTLAAFLYTFHLYRIRKHLFHLEKLLSLVQ
- the LOC18597438 gene encoding solute carrier family 40 member 2 isoform X2 yields the protein MCSNGLTGIFKPEGHKSCSIHLPGDIDQHLWSCWCAFNSSRYHPDRKRMNRVVVISEGHPPALLTEMNSVIRRIDLTCKLVAPVITGFIISFVSLKASAMTLALWTTITVWVEYWLFMSVYSGIPALGESSLRRISEVSPSDVVEESTSASQDVVEESTSASREIPDSLSNDGENSAAARKNSWSKFIEWVSKVPYIDAWRVYLQQDVVLPGVALALLYFTVLSFGTLMTATLQWEGIPAFVIGIARGISASIGIAATVVYPMLQSRILTLRTGLWSVWSQWICLLLCVASIWVKNSHLSAYMLMGGVATSRLGLWMFDLSVIQQMQDLVPESNRCIVGGVQSSLQSTLDFMGYVMGILISNPRDFWKLSMMSFCAVTLAAFLYTFHLYRIRKHLFHLEKLLSLVQ
- the LOC18597438 gene encoding solute carrier family 40 member 2 isoform X3 — encoded protein: MCSNGLTGIFKPQGHKSHSIHLPGDIDQHLWSCWCAFNSSSTILIEREWVVVISEGHPPALLTEMNSVIRRIDLTCKLVAPVITGFIISFVSLKASAMTLALWTTITVWVEYWLFMSVYSGIPALGESSLRRISEVSPSDVVEESTSASQDVVEESTSASREIPDSLSNDGENSAAARKNSWSKFIEWVSKVPYIDAWRVYLQQDVVLPGVALALLYFTVLSFGTLMTATLQWEGIPAFVIGIARGISASIGIAATVVYPMLQSRILTLRTGLWSVWSQWICLLLCVASIWVKNSHLSAYMLMGGVATSRLGLWMFDLSVIQQMQDLVPESNRCIVGGVQSSLQSTLDFMGYVMGILISNPRDFWKLSMMSFCAVTLAAFLYTFHLYRIRKHLFHLEKLLSLVQ